In a genomic window of SAR116 cluster alpha proteobacterium HIMB100:
- a CDS encoding dihydrofolate reductase (PFAM: Dihydrofolate reductase), giving the protein MIMPVIKKDDEFQMVCVVAMARNRVIGDGADLIWHLPGDLKRVKQLTMGCPLIMGRRTFQSIGRALPGRLSVVLTRDESWQAEGAVAVPSLEAAIQVSKEWLINQQSDERRLILFGGGQIYAAGLSYCQVIEATFVEAEPADGVKFPAFNHADWTDNLLEQFAADGDVPGFSYNRLVRKKTARPLS; this is encoded by the coding sequence ATGATCATGCCTGTAATCAAAAAAGACGACGAATTTCAGATGGTCTGCGTCGTGGCTATGGCGCGCAACCGGGTAATCGGTGATGGAGCTGATCTGATCTGGCATCTGCCAGGCGACTTAAAGCGAGTAAAACAGCTGACTATGGGATGTCCTCTCATCATGGGCAGGCGCACATTCCAGTCTATCGGGCGGGCATTACCCGGGCGATTGTCGGTGGTGCTCACCAGAGATGAGAGCTGGCAGGCTGAGGGGGCGGTTGCTGTTCCCAGCCTTGAGGCAGCAATTCAGGTTAGCAAGGAGTGGCTGATCAACCAACAGTCGGATGAGAGACGCCTGATTTTGTTTGGTGGCGGGCAGATATACGCCGCAGGCTTGTCTTATTGCCAGGTGATTGAAGCCACTTTCGTTGAGGCGGAACCGGCAGATGGTGTTAAGTTTCCCGCCTTTAACCATGCAGATTGGACTGACAATTTGTTAGAGCAGTTTGCCGCAGATGGTGACGTGCCCGGCTTTTCTTATAACAGGCTGGTCCGCAAAAAGACGGCGCGCCCTTTATCCTGA
- a CDS encoding ATPase involved in chromosome partitioning (PFAM: ParA/MinD ATPase like): MSAQITEQKILHALKSVQMPGRDTDIVAENAVSGVVIKDGNVGFTIEIDPEQAGGADALKSAAEAAVNEINGVLSVSVILTAHNPASHSSAATSAAGQAGPAQASASQDETLLKPAKHVIAVASGKGGVGKSTTSINLALAFAAQGLKTGILDADIYGPSLPRLLGLNQKPVTENNKLVPLLAWGLQAMSIGFLVDEDAPTIWRGPMVMSAVQQMLRDVAWDGLDVLVIDMPPGTGDAQLTLSQKADLAGSVIVSTPQDLALIDARKGLNMFRRVNVPVLGIVENMSYFVCPGCGETSDIFGTGGAKAEAERLGLPFLGAIPLNMEIRATSDAGTPIVSAQPDSPHAQAYLKIAETIIAQLNQTSRAAPAIVLE; the protein is encoded by the coding sequence ATGTCAGCACAAATTACCGAACAAAAAATCCTCCACGCGCTGAAATCTGTTCAAATGCCAGGTCGTGACACAGACATTGTTGCAGAAAATGCTGTAAGTGGTGTGGTTATCAAAGACGGGAATGTCGGGTTTACGATTGAGATAGACCCTGAGCAGGCTGGCGGAGCGGACGCTCTCAAATCCGCTGCGGAAGCTGCTGTAAATGAGATCAATGGCGTTTTGTCTGTATCGGTTATCCTGACGGCTCACAATCCGGCCTCTCACAGCTCCGCAGCCACATCCGCAGCAGGCCAGGCTGGACCAGCACAAGCGTCTGCATCACAGGATGAGACATTATTAAAACCAGCCAAGCATGTGATTGCGGTTGCTTCAGGAAAAGGCGGCGTCGGCAAATCAACAACATCTATCAATCTTGCTCTGGCCTTTGCTGCACAAGGGCTGAAGACCGGTATTTTGGATGCTGATATTTATGGCCCCTCCTTACCTCGTCTGCTCGGGCTAAATCAAAAACCCGTTACAGAAAACAACAAGTTGGTTCCTCTTTTAGCCTGGGGGCTTCAGGCGATGTCCATCGGCTTTCTGGTTGATGAAGACGCGCCGACCATCTGGCGTGGCCCAATGGTGATGTCTGCGGTTCAGCAGATGTTGCGCGATGTGGCCTGGGACGGGCTCGACGTGCTTGTGATTGACATGCCACCAGGTACAGGCGATGCACAATTAACGCTCTCACAAAAAGCTGATCTGGCTGGTTCTGTTATTGTATCAACCCCTCAGGACCTCGCTCTGATAGATGCGCGCAAGGGCTTGAATATGTTTCGGCGTGTGAATGTCCCTGTATTAGGAATTGTTGAAAATATGAGCTATTTTGTCTGTCCGGGATGTGGGGAAACGTCAGATATCTTTGGTACTGGCGGGGCCAAAGCAGAGGCTGAACGGCTCGGCCTGCCCTTCTTGGGCGCCATTCCCCTTAATATGGAAATCAGAGCCACATCAGATGCAGGCACACCCATAGTGTCGGCCCAACCAGATTCCCCTCATGCACAAGCCTATCTTAAGATTGCAGAAACCATTATTGCGCAATTGAATCAAACCAGTCGTGCAGCGCCGGCAATCGTACTGGAATAA
- a CDS encoding HflK protein (PFAM: SPFH domain / Band 7 family~TIGRFAM: HflK protein), with the protein MPWNNQGNNQGGNQGGGPWGGGGNNGGPWGGGSGRPPGRPNPPEFDKMFRDFRNQFNGRVPGGGNPLKYMWLLLIVVLGLWAATGFYRINPQQQGVVLRFGEWVKTTSPGLHYHLPFPIEQVLTPDVTRDNRLEIGFRDISGRSASRRDIADESQMITGDENIVDIDFVVFWRIADAGAYLFNLAEPDETIKVAAEAVMREIIGQTAIQTVLTEGRQNVQTSVRQKLQELMDEYKAGVRVREVQLLAVDPPSDVIDAFNDVQRARQDRDRLKNEAEAFRNDIVPRARGEAARLIAEAEAYREEVVNRAQGDASRFDQVYNAYEMDKDVTRERIYIETIEEVFGNIEKIIIDEDGQSVVPYLPLKELGKAQSAK; encoded by the coding sequence ATGCCCTGGAACAATCAAGGCAATAATCAAGGTGGAAATCAGGGCGGCGGTCCCTGGGGCGGTGGCGGCAATAATGGCGGTCCCTGGGGCGGTGGTTCAGGTCGTCCGCCAGGTCGGCCAAATCCACCAGAATTTGATAAAATGTTCCGTGATTTCAGGAACCAATTTAATGGCCGTGTGCCCGGCGGTGGCAACCCACTGAAATATATGTGGCTGTTGCTGATTGTCGTGCTTGGTTTATGGGCGGCGACAGGTTTCTACCGAATCAATCCGCAACAGCAGGGCGTGGTCTTGCGTTTTGGTGAGTGGGTAAAAACAACATCACCTGGTCTGCATTATCATTTGCCGTTCCCAATTGAACAGGTGCTGACCCCTGATGTAACACGTGACAACCGACTTGAGATCGGGTTCCGCGATATTTCAGGCCGTTCAGCCTCACGCCGAGATATTGCTGATGAAAGTCAGATGATCACCGGCGATGAAAATATCGTTGATATTGATTTCGTGGTCTTTTGGCGAATTGCGGATGCGGGGGCCTATTTGTTCAATCTGGCTGAACCAGATGAAACCATCAAAGTCGCTGCGGAAGCGGTGATGCGTGAGATTATCGGGCAGACAGCAATTCAGACTGTGCTGACGGAAGGCCGTCAAAATGTTCAGACCTCTGTGCGTCAAAAGCTGCAGGAATTAATGGATGAATATAAAGCAGGTGTGCGTGTGCGTGAGGTACAGCTGCTGGCTGTTGACCCGCCATCAGATGTTATTGACGCCTTTAATGATGTTCAACGGGCACGTCAGGACAGGGACAGGCTGAAAAACGAAGCTGAAGCTTTCCGTAACGATATTGTTCCTCGGGCACGTGGTGAGGCTGCACGTTTGATCGCAGAAGCAGAAGCCTACCGTGAAGAAGTTGTGAACAGAGCACAAGGTGACGCGTCACGTTTTGATCAGGTTTATAACGCTTATGAAATGGATAAAGATGTGACCCGAGAGCGGATTTACATTGAAACCATCGAAGAGGTGTTTGGCAACATTGAGAAGATCATCATTGATGAAGATGGTCAGTCAGTAGTGCCATATCTGCCCTTGAAAGAGCTGGGTAAAGCCCAGAGCGCAAAATAA
- a CDS encoding HflC protein (PFAM: SPFH domain / Band 7 family~TIGRFAM: HflC protein), with protein MKMTRNISLLSIGLLILGLYSAAFTVNQTQQALVLQFGEPKRIIQDPGLQFKIPFIQDAVYYERRVLSLIPQDAEEVILADQKRLQVDAYARYRIMDPLLFFQTVRNEFGARARLESIIDSSVRRVLGRETLASILTGERETINGSIRDEVNQSVESLGIEIIDVRLRRADYPEATSQNIFNRMKSEREREAKEFRATGEEEAQKIRADAEKTRTVIVAEAKKEAQQVRGEGDSDAIRIYAESFGRDPEFFSFYRSMEAYRKSIGESGTSMVLSPSSSFFRYFKDKDGAE; from the coding sequence ATGAAGATGACACGTAATATTTCGCTTCTTTCTATCGGCCTGTTAATTCTGGGCCTCTATTCGGCAGCATTTACAGTTAACCAAACGCAGCAAGCGCTGGTATTGCAGTTTGGTGAACCAAAGCGGATTATCCAGGATCCCGGGCTCCAGTTTAAGATCCCGTTTATTCAGGACGCCGTGTATTATGAACGCCGTGTTTTGTCTTTGATCCCTCAGGATGCTGAGGAAGTCATTCTGGCAGATCAGAAACGCTTGCAGGTCGATGCTTATGCGCGGTACCGGATTATGGACCCCTTATTGTTCTTCCAAACCGTCCGCAATGAGTTTGGCGCCCGCGCTCGTCTGGAATCAATTATTGATTCATCAGTGCGTCGTGTGCTAGGTCGGGAAACGCTGGCGTCCATTCTCACAGGTGAGCGAGAAACCATTAATGGCTCTATCCGGGACGAGGTAAACCAGTCTGTGGAATCCCTTGGGATCGAAATTATCGATGTGCGCTTGCGTCGGGCAGATTACCCTGAAGCAACCAGCCAGAACATCTTTAATCGGATGAAATCTGAGCGAGAAAGAGAAGCGAAGGAATTCCGCGCGACCGGTGAAGAAGAAGCTCAGAAAATCAGAGCTGATGCAGAAAAAACCAGGACCGTGATTGTTGCTGAAGCCAAAAAAGAAGCGCAGCAGGTTCGTGGTGAGGGGGATTCAGATGCCATTCGCATCTATGCTGAAAGTTTTGGCAGAGACCCGGAGTTTTTCTCGTTTTACCGGTCAATGGAAGCTTATCGTAAATCAATCGGCGAGTCAGGCACATCCATGGTGTTGTCGCCCAGCTCAAGCTTCTTCCGGTACTTTAAGGATAAAGACGGCGCTGAATAA
- a CDS encoding periplasmic serine protease, Do/DeqQ family (PFAM: Trypsin; PDZ domain (Also known as DHR or GLGF)~TIGRFAM: periplasmic serine protease, Do/DeqQ family), producing MPNHVSTMRIVNRNGISAAQRGADTALFLRYLLMTGFIALFVLLGSQTVRAADRPDSFADLAERLSPAVVNISTTMVVRENGRPQMPQFPEGSPFEDFFREFEDRGERSRRAQSLGSGFIIDPAGIVVTNNHVIENADEISVILANDESFEAEVIGRDAKTDIAVLKIDPGDSQLTAVAFGDSDGLRVGDWVMAIGNPFGLGGTVTAGIVSARGRDIGSGPYDDYIQTDASINRGNSGGPLFNLDGEVIGINTAIFSQTGGSVGIGFAISANLATQVVSQLQDFGRTRRGWLGVFIQEVTEDIADSLGLEDAKGALVASVTETGPADEAGLQAGDVIIRFDGKEVSKSRDLPRIVAETPVEASVDVDVVRDGKMRTLSVTLGELEQAENGGLLSRSGKTGPAEETTLDDIGLAVAPLTAELAEKYGLTADEKIIVVVDVSEGSPAASKGLQPGDIIRRLNQSAISSVSQLGDGIAKAKESGRKGVLMLIESEGQTRFVQVSFDQ from the coding sequence ATGCCAAATCATGTTTCTACAATGCGGATTGTAAACCGGAACGGCATATCTGCAGCCCAACGCGGTGCAGATACGGCCCTTTTCCTGCGTTACTTGCTGATGACAGGGTTTATCGCCCTGTTTGTATTACTGGGTAGCCAAACAGTGCGTGCCGCAGACCGGCCGGATAGTTTTGCGGATTTGGCAGAGCGTTTGTCACCAGCTGTGGTGAATATCTCCACGACTATGGTGGTGCGGGAAAATGGTCGGCCCCAGATGCCGCAGTTTCCTGAAGGCTCGCCATTTGAAGATTTTTTTCGAGAATTTGAAGATCGAGGTGAGCGGTCGCGTCGCGCACAGTCGCTTGGGTCAGGTTTCATCATCGATCCAGCAGGTATTGTGGTCACGAATAATCATGTGATCGAGAATGCTGACGAAATTTCAGTTATCTTGGCTAACGATGAAAGTTTTGAAGCTGAGGTTATCGGCCGCGATGCGAAAACAGACATCGCAGTTTTAAAAATTGACCCGGGTGATTCACAGCTGACTGCAGTAGCCTTCGGAGATTCTGACGGTTTGCGGGTTGGTGACTGGGTGATGGCCATTGGTAATCCCTTTGGTCTTGGCGGTACGGTGACCGCAGGTATCGTTTCTGCACGAGGGCGTGACATTGGCTCAGGCCCTTATGATGATTATATTCAGACTGATGCTTCAATTAACCGCGGTAATTCTGGCGGACCTTTGTTTAATCTTGATGGCGAGGTCATCGGCATTAATACTGCTATTTTCTCACAGACAGGCGGATCTGTTGGTATCGGGTTTGCGATCTCGGCGAATCTGGCGACCCAAGTTGTCAGCCAACTTCAGGATTTCGGCCGTACCCGCCGTGGCTGGTTGGGCGTGTTTATTCAGGAAGTGACCGAGGATATTGCCGATAGTTTAGGTCTGGAAGATGCAAAAGGGGCGCTTGTCGCATCTGTCACTGAAACCGGTCCTGCTGATGAAGCCGGTTTGCAAGCTGGCGATGTCATTATTCGTTTTGATGGTAAGGAAGTGAGCAAGAGCCGTGATTTGCCTCGGATTGTCGCTGAAACACCTGTCGAAGCGTCTGTAGATGTTGATGTGGTCAGAGATGGAAAAATGCGGACTCTTTCTGTCACACTTGGCGAGCTTGAACAGGCTGAAAACGGAGGTCTGCTGTCCAGATCGGGGAAAACGGGACCAGCTGAGGAGACCACACTTGACGATATCGGTTTGGCCGTTGCGCCACTCACTGCAGAGCTTGCCGAAAAATACGGTCTGACTGCTGATGAAAAGATAATCGTGGTGGTCGATGTTTCTGAGGGCAGCCCCGCAGCTAGCAAAGGGCTGCAGCCTGGCGATATCATCCGCCGTTTGAATCAGTCAGCAATTTCATCTGTCAGCCAGTTGGGCGACGGAATTGCCAAGGCCAAAGAAAGCGGACGAAAAGGCGTGTTAATGCTGATTGAAAGCGAGGGACAGACACGGTTTGTTCAGGTCAGTTTCGACCAGTAA
- a CDS encoding phosphoserine phosphatase SerB (PFAM: haloacid dehalogenase-like hydrolase~TIGRFAM: Haloacid Dehalogenase superfamily, subfamily IB, phosphoserine phosphatase-like; phosphoserine phosphatase SerB), producing MQDIAVLSARKSTPGSVEKLIEFAEQASLQDIEIMSGPKSTSDAVQALCPPDWPWLKLREDADKHKIDVNKIHAERRQKKLMLADMDATIIRGESLDELAELAGIAEQIKPITARAMAGELAFNEALEARLALLAGQPASLLDDVIKNTQVTDGAHEVIATMRAQGSICYLVSGGFTFLTGVIAGKLGFNGHHSNVMEISDNRLTGRAVPPILGKQAKLACLQNYIAEYSLSPDETLCVGDGANDMAMLNYAGLGVAFEGKPALRQQIDTQLNHTDLTGLLYLQGYYSKDFAPT from the coding sequence ATGCAAGATATCGCTGTGCTTTCAGCCCGAAAATCAACGCCCGGCTCTGTTGAAAAGCTTATTGAATTTGCCGAACAAGCTAGCTTGCAAGATATTGAAATCATGAGCGGGCCAAAATCAACAAGCGATGCAGTTCAGGCACTTTGTCCACCTGACTGGCCCTGGCTAAAACTGCGGGAAGACGCTGACAAACATAAGATTGATGTGAATAAAATTCACGCTGAGAGGCGTCAAAAAAAACTTATGCTTGCAGATATGGATGCAACCATTATCCGTGGTGAGTCTCTTGACGAACTGGCCGAACTGGCCGGAATTGCCGAGCAAATAAAACCTATCACCGCCAGAGCAATGGCCGGAGAGTTGGCTTTCAATGAGGCGCTTGAGGCCAGGTTAGCCCTTCTGGCTGGCCAACCTGCGAGTCTGTTAGATGATGTGATCAAAAACACACAGGTTACTGATGGGGCACATGAAGTTATCGCAACGATGCGCGCACAAGGAAGCATCTGTTATCTGGTGTCAGGCGGCTTCACATTTCTGACAGGTGTGATTGCCGGAAAATTAGGGTTTAATGGCCATCACAGCAATGTTATGGAAATCAGCGACAACAGGCTGACAGGGCGCGCTGTTCCCCCAATTCTGGGTAAACAGGCAAAGCTTGCCTGTTTGCAAAACTATATAGCTGAATATAGCCTTAGCCCTGATGAGACCTTGTGCGTGGGTGATGGGGCAAATGACATGGCGATGCTGAATTATGCTGGTCTGGGCGTTGCCTTTGAAGGCAAGCCCGCACTTCGTCAACAAATTGATACCCAGTTAAATCATACGGATTTGACCGGGCTTTTATATTTGCAAGGCTATTATTCGAAAGATTTTGCCCCAACGTAA
- a CDS encoding tRNA isopentenyltransferase MiaA (PFAM: IPP transferase~TIGRFAM: tRNA dimethylallyltransferase) — translation MTQPNPASDYILLAGPTASGKSALALDFADQLNGVIINADSMQVYADLRVLTARPSEDDEACQPHKLYGTVDGAERYSVGRWLVDLHVAVDETRAQGKLPIIVGGTGFYLNAAEQGISTIPDIPEEAREEAISYHQKQGGQATLETLQKVDPIIADRLEAGDSQRLVRALEVVMHTGKPLSYWQSRPREGGLTGRAFKIAHIPEREVVYKRINKRFSAMIEIGGLAEVEQLLQRRLAPDLPVMKALGVTALAAFLNGTCDKQEAIYVASRDTRHYAKRQMTWLRNNFISNYENNETYSNQLCHKIFAKILQTT, via the coding sequence ATGACACAGCCAAATCCTGCCTCAGACTATATTCTTCTGGCTGGCCCGACAGCAAGTGGCAAATCGGCGCTTGCTCTTGATTTTGCAGATCAGCTTAATGGCGTCATCATAAATGCCGATTCAATGCAAGTTTATGCAGACCTTCGTGTTTTGACAGCCCGGCCGTCTGAAGATGATGAAGCATGTCAACCGCATAAGCTTTATGGAACTGTTGATGGAGCCGAGCGTTATTCAGTTGGCAGATGGCTTGTTGATTTGCATGTCGCCGTTGACGAAACACGGGCTCAGGGCAAATTACCGATCATAGTCGGCGGGACTGGATTTTACCTGAATGCGGCCGAACAGGGAATATCTACTATTCCGGATATTCCGGAAGAGGCACGAGAAGAAGCAATCAGCTATCATCAGAAACAGGGTGGTCAGGCAACTCTGGAAACGCTTCAAAAGGTGGACCCAATCATTGCCGACAGGCTGGAGGCTGGTGATAGCCAGCGGCTGGTGCGTGCTCTTGAAGTTGTGATGCATACAGGTAAGCCTTTGTCCTATTGGCAGTCCCGCCCTCGTGAAGGTGGTCTGACAGGCAGGGCGTTCAAAATTGCACATATTCCAGAGCGAGAGGTAGTCTATAAGCGGATTAATAAGCGTTTTTCAGCCATGATTGAAATAGGGGGGCTGGCCGAGGTTGAGCAGCTTTTGCAGCGCCGCCTTGCCCCCGATTTGCCGGTGATGAAGGCGTTAGGCGTAACAGCACTGGCCGCTTTTCTAAATGGGACATGCGATAAACAAGAAGCTATTTATGTCGCCAGTCGTGACACACGACATTATGCAAAAAGACAGATGACTTGGCTGCGTAATAATTTTATTTCAAATTATGAAAATAATGAGACATATTCAAACCAATTATGCCATAAAATCTTTGCAAAAATTCTACAAACAACTTGA
- a CDS encoding acetolactate synthase, large subunit, biosynthetic type (PFAM: Thiamine pyrophosphate enzyme, central domain; Thiamine pyrophosphate enzyme, N-terminal TPP binding domain; Thiamine pyrophosphate enzyme, C-terminal TPP binding domain~TIGRFAM: acetolactate synthase, large subunit, biosynthetic type): MTDKQQAKPSVQMMEGAELILKVLEDQGVEVIFGYPGGAVLPIYDALFRNNSIRHILVRHEQAAVHAAEGYARSTGKVGVVLVTSGPGATNAVTGLTDAMMDSVPIVCLTGQVPSHLIGTDAFQEADTSGITRPCTKHNYLCKSSAQLQANVEEAFHVARSGRPGPVVIDLPKDIQLLDAPFVEGGVLSESEQRYRPRTQPSAEQIKKAVKLMKKAKHPVIYGGGGLINSGPEASAKLRELVALTGWPTTLTLMGLGALPADDPHFLGMLGMHGTYEANMAMHQCDFMLNLGARFDDRVTGRLNAFSPGSVKIHADIDPSSINKVVQVDVGIVGDATAVLDALIAELKADGFAPNAKALSGWWDQINQWRSRDCLKFVQSGKVIKPQNAIKRLYELTRDRDVYVTTEVGQHQMWAAQYFGFHHPNRWMTSGGLGTMGYGLPSAVGTQIAHPAATVVDISGEASFLMNMQELSTIAQYRLPVKIFILNNEWMGMVRQWQELNHGSRYSESYSASLPDFVKLAETFGMTGLRASEIGELDDVITTMLHTDGPVIADICIEKEENCFPMIPSGAAHNEMILNAEDEASNSVSDEGKILV; the protein is encoded by the coding sequence ATGACTGATAAGCAACAGGCCAAACCTTCTGTTCAAATGATGGAAGGGGCAGAACTGATTTTAAAAGTGCTGGAAGATCAGGGTGTAGAGGTCATTTTTGGCTACCCTGGCGGTGCTGTTCTGCCGATTTATGATGCCCTGTTCCGGAATAATTCCATCCGCCATATTCTGGTGCGTCACGAGCAGGCAGCGGTTCATGCCGCCGAAGGTTATGCCCGGTCAACTGGTAAGGTCGGTGTTGTTTTGGTAACCTCTGGGCCGGGGGCAACTAATGCGGTCACAGGTCTTACTGATGCGATGATGGATTCAGTGCCGATTGTTTGCCTGACTGGACAGGTGCCCAGCCACTTGATTGGCACGGATGCGTTTCAGGAAGCAGATACATCTGGGATCACGCGGCCTTGTACAAAACATAATTATCTGTGCAAATCAAGCGCACAGCTCCAGGCGAATGTTGAAGAGGCATTTCATGTCGCCCGATCAGGACGGCCTGGTCCGGTGGTGATTGATCTGCCAAAAGATATCCAGCTGCTGGATGCCCCTTTCGTAGAAGGCGGCGTTTTAAGCGAATCTGAACAGCGGTACAGACCGCGTACACAGCCATCTGCAGAACAGATTAAAAAAGCTGTGAAGCTGATGAAAAAAGCAAAGCATCCGGTAATTTATGGTGGCGGCGGTCTGATTAATTCGGGTCCGGAAGCCTCTGCAAAACTGCGTGAATTAGTCGCCTTAACAGGCTGGCCAACAACATTGACTTTGATGGGGCTTGGCGCGTTGCCAGCGGATGACCCGCATTTTCTTGGTATGCTTGGTATGCATGGGACATATGAAGCGAATATGGCGATGCATCAATGTGACTTCATGTTGAATTTGGGGGCTCGATTTGATGACCGTGTGACCGGCCGGTTGAATGCCTTTTCGCCTGGCTCAGTGAAGATTCATGCCGATATTGATCCGTCTTCGATTAACAAGGTTGTTCAGGTGGATGTTGGTATCGTTGGTGATGCCACCGCGGTTCTTGATGCGCTAATTGCTGAATTAAAGGCAGATGGTTTTGCCCCAAATGCCAAAGCCCTGTCAGGCTGGTGGGATCAAATTAATCAGTGGCGTTCACGTGACTGTCTCAAATTTGTCCAGTCTGGGAAAGTGATTAAGCCACAGAATGCGATAAAACGGCTGTATGAGCTGACCCGCGATCGTGACGTCTATGTCACCACAGAGGTTGGTCAGCATCAGATGTGGGCGGCTCAGTATTTTGGCTTTCATCACCCCAACAGATGGATGACCTCTGGTGGTTTGGGGACGATGGGGTATGGGCTGCCGTCTGCTGTGGGCACCCAAATTGCACATCCTGCGGCAACAGTTGTGGATATTTCTGGCGAGGCATCGTTTTTAATGAACATGCAGGAACTGTCTACCATCGCCCAATATCGGTTGCCGGTGAAGATTTTCATCCTGAATAACGAATGGATGGGGATGGTCCGGCAATGGCAGGAATTAAATCATGGCTCTCGCTATTCAGAGAGCTACAGCGCGTCTCTGCCTGATTTCGTTAAACTAGCGGAAACATTTGGCATGACTGGTCTGCGGGCTTCAGAGATTGGCGAATTGGATGATGTGATCACCACGATGCTGCACACAGATGGGCCGGTAATTGCTGATATCTGTATTGAAAAAGAAGAGAATTGTTTCCCTATGATCCCATCAGGGGCGGCTCATAATGAGATGATTCTTAACGCTGAGGATGAAGCGTCCAATTCTGTATCTGATGAAGGTAAAATCCTCGTCTAA
- a CDS encoding acetolactate synthase, small subunit (PFAM: ACT domain; Small subunit of acetolactate synthase~TIGRFAM: acetolactate synthase, small subunit): MLDTSVSERHTLSILVDNEPGVLARVVGLFSGRGYNIESLTVSEVDEARHQSRISVVTSGTPMVIEQIKKLLARLVPVHSVQDLTIGPAHVERELALVKIVNTGNKRVEALRVADSFRARTLDSTLNSFVFEVTGNSSKVTAFINLMDSLGEIEVARTGVCGMTRGNKIDMSLDSSA, translated from the coding sequence ATGCTTGATACCTCAGTTTCAGAGCGACACACACTGTCCATTTTGGTTGACAATGAACCAGGCGTTCTGGCCCGGGTTGTCGGTCTGTTTTCAGGCCGCGGTTATAACATAGAAAGCTTAACTGTTTCTGAGGTTGACGAAGCCCGGCATCAGTCCCGGATTTCGGTGGTCACATCAGGAACCCCGATGGTGATTGAACAGATCAAAAAATTACTGGCCCGCCTTGTTCCGGTCCATTCAGTTCAAGATCTGACCATTGGCCCTGCTCATGTGGAACGAGAGCTGGCCTTAGTGAAAATCGTCAATACAGGCAATAAACGTGTTGAGGCTCTGCGTGTCGCTGATAGCTTTAGGGCACGCACATTAGACAGCACACTGAACAGTTTTGTGTTTGAAGTGACGGGTAATTCATCGAAAGTTACAGCCTTTATCAATCTGATGGATTCTTTAGGTGAAATCGAAGTTGCCCGAACAGGCGTCTGTGGAATGACGAGGGGGAATAAGATTGATATGTCACTGGATAGCTCAGCTTAA